The Acidobacteriota bacterium nucleotide sequence CGGCGATCACCACCGCTTCGTCCTGCCCGGCTTCGGAAGCATCACCAAAGTCGCGCCTCAGCTCGACCGCTCCACCGGCCATCTCTTCGACTTCGAGCCAACGGTTCCGGGGCAACCCCTGCCAACCGCCCCGCGGCGGCGCGGCCTTCGAATAAAAGGCGACCCAGCGGTTCTCTTCGTCCACCAAACCGACTCGCCGGCGCCGTGGCGCTGCCACCACCGTCACCACTTTGGCCTCCGGCAAGGACTGATCGCCGACTCGTCGGCGCCGACCGGCCAGTGGCCGAGCGATCACGCGATCCCCCGGCCGGGCTCCCTGGCGATTCTCCGGCGAGATCCAAGCGGCGGCTTCGGAAGCCTCGTCGGGCAAGCGCCAGGGACCTTCGTCAGGGCCCGTCTCGAGCACGCCGCGGAGCATGCCGACGGCTTCCGGTAGCACCATCCGGCCGCGCCAGCGAAGCGCCTTCCCGCGCCCCTCGAGAGCCGCCATCGCGGCCCTTTCGGAGTCCTCCCGAGGTGCCTCGAGACCCCGCGCTCCGGCTCTTTCGAGGCGATTCTCGAGGTCCGCTTCGAGCCACTCACGCCCCCCTGGAATATCGATTGACACGGTCTCGGTCACTCTCTACAATCACTCGGGCGCGAAAGTGGCGGAATTGGTAGACGCGCAAGATTCAGGATCTTGTGGCCGCAAGGTCGTGGGGGTTCGAGTCCCCCCTTTCGCACCAGTCATCTCGCTTCAACTCGATTCAAATCTTCAGTAGGTCAGCGTAGCCCGCGCGGTAGCGCGCCGCGACGGCGTCCCAGGTGAGCTCCGCCTCGGCCTTGGCCCGCGCCCGGCTGCCCATTTCCCGACGGGCTCCAGGGTCCGCCAGGAGGTTGCCCAGGGCAGTCGCCACCGCCGCGCCGTCCCCTTCCGCCACCAGCCGCCCGTGGACGCCATCGTCGACCGCCAGCGGAATTCCCGAGATCCCCGAGGCCACCACCGGAAGACCGCTCGCCATCGCCTCGAGAATGACGTTGGGCAGGCCGTCGACGTTGCCCTTCGCGTCGTGGACCGCCGGCAGCACGAAGACGTCGGCAGCGCGGTAGAGGTCCGGCAAGGTGTCGCGCAGCACCGCCCCCGGAAAGTGCACCCGGTGGCTCCAGGCGGCGGCTCGGCGGACCAGCTCTTCCTGCAGATCGCCGCCGCCGGCGAGCACCAGATGGGCCTCCGGGGCGTGGGCGAAGAGCGCGTCCAGGGCCGAGATCAGAACGTGGAAGCCCTTCTTGGTCGCCATGCGACCGACCCCGAGGGCGAGGGGCGCATCGACCGGAATGCCGAGTCGCTCACGCCAAGTCGAGGAAGCGCCTCGGGCCGCGGCGGGATGGAAGGCCGCCGTATCGACGCCATAGGGAATGACGCGCGAAGCCGACTCCGGAAAGCCCAGAGCACGCACCCGGTCGACGAGCTCGGGAGAGCAGCCGGTGAGCAGGCCGGCGCGACCGAGAGCCCGCCGCACGAAGGGGCGAAAGAGGGCCTTTTCGGCCATGAAGACGTCGCTGCCGTGGAGACCGATGGCGAGCGGCACGGCGCCGTGTCCGTAGCTCGCCACCACCCCGTTGGGCACCACCCAGTGGGCGTGAACCAGATCGAAGGGTGGCTGCCCTGGTCGGCCTCCGCGCAGCCGGCGCCGCAGTGCCCGACGCGCTCCGAAGGCGTAGAAGGGGGCTGCCAGGGCGGCACCGCCCTTGACCGTTTCGTCGGCCTCCAGGCTGCGGCTGTAGCCCAGTACCTCGAGCTTCTCCGGGGCATAGCGGAAGCTCTCCACCGCGACTCCGCCATCGTCCCAAGACGCCGCCAGACCGGCGGTGTGAGGCGTCAGCACCGTCACGCGGTCGCCGCCGCGCACCAAGCCGCGGGCGAGATCGCGAATGAAGGGACCGGAGGTATCGGCCTCGAAGCGCGGATAGGTCTGGGTCAGGAAGAGGATCTCGAGCGGCCGGGACCGCCCGTTTCCTGGAAGCTCGGGCTCGGACACCGCCAACAGATCCTCAGTCCAGCCGTTCCTTGACCGAGTAGCTGTCGCGGCGCCGGAAGTTCTTGAAGGTGATCATCTCGCCGATGAGGCCGGTGGTCAGCACCTGGATCCCGAGCACCATCAGCAGCACGCCGAGCAGCAGCAGAGGGCGATTCGAGAGGGTGGCTCCGCCCATCCAGAGGATGGCGAGGTAGAGGTTGATGCCGAAGCCGAGGCTCAGCAGGGTCAGACCGATCAAGCCGAAGAGATGCAGCGGCCGGCGGGTGTACTTGGTGATGAAGAGAACGGTGATCAGGTCGAGAAGACCTTTGTAGAGACGATCCCATCCGTACTTGCTGCGCCCGAAGCGGCGCGGGTGGTGGGTGACCTCGATCTCGCCAATGGCGAAGCCCCGGCGGCTCGCCAGAACCGGGATGAAGCGGTGTAGCTCACCATAGATGGCGACCTGCTCCAGCACCTCCCGGCGGTAGGCCTTGAAGCCACAGTTGAGGTCGTGCAGCGGCACCCCCGAGAGACGCCCGGTCACCCAGTTGAAGAGCTTCGACGGATAACGCTTGCCGGCCGGGTCGTGGCGTTTCTTCTTCCAACCCGAAACCAGGTCGAGATCATGCTCCTCGAGCTCCGCCAGGAAGCGCGGGATCTCCGCCGGATCGTCCTGCAGATCACCATCCATGGTGATCAAGACGCGACCGCGCGAATGGTCGAAGCCCGCCGAGATCGCCGCTGCCTTGCCGAAGTTGCGGCGCAGCCGCACCAGCTTGATGCGGCGATCTCGTCGGTGGATCTCGCGCACCCGGTCCGGCGTGCCGTCGCGCGAGCCGTCATCGACGAAGATGACCTCGAAGCTCTTGCCGAGGCTTTCGAGCTCGGCCTTCACCCGCCGCGCCAGCTCGGCGACGGATTCGACTTCATCGAGCACCGGTACCAACACGCTGACGTCGAGAGCCTCCGGCTCCGGTGCGTCTCGCGGGAACTCGACCGCTTGCGATTCCATGAGGGTGATTCTACCGGGCGACGGCGGGGCGCTCCGCCAGAATGCGCTCGGCGGCGGTCTTGCCGCTGCGCATGGAGTGGTCCATGTTGAAGTACTGCCACTCGCCGAAGCGACCGGCGGTGAGGATTCCGTGCTCCGCCAGCCAGCCTCGAATGGTCTCGACGTGGCGCCCGTGATCGAGATCGTAGATCACGTAGGCGGGATGGATCTCCTCGGTGTAGACCAGCTCGATGGGATCGTCCGGCAGCAGGATCTTGGCCGCCCGCAGGCCCTCGATGGTCTTCTCGATGGCGCTGTCCCGATTCAGCGGACGCTCCTTCGAGAAGGCGACCTCGGTCGAGATCGAGCTCTTGCCCGGCGGCGCCGTTCCGGGGCTGAAATTGGCCGGGAAGGACAGCCGATGGAAGGGAAAGACGTCCTCGTAGAAGTAGATCCAGTGCTTGTCCGAAATGTTCTCGCGGCCGATGCCGAGATTGACACAGTAGATGCCCTGGTAGCGCAGCCCTTCGCAGGCTCGCACCACCTCCGGCGGCGCTGCCGGCACGAAGCGATGCACCAGGTGCAGGGGCAGGGTGTAGATCAGCCGGTCGAAGGGCACCACCTCGCCGTCGCTGAACACCACCTGCTTTTCCGGCAGCTCGATGCGTACGGCGGTGCGCTCGAGCTCGATGTTGTTGACCCGCGCACCCAAGGCCTTCGGCAGCGGCTCGATGGCTCCCACCTTGGGATACCAGAAGTGGGACGTCGCCCCGACCAGCTCGACGTCGCCGGTGAGGGCGCCGGCGACCACCCGCTCGACGTCCGGCGTCGGCACCCGGCGACCGATCCAGTTGAAGTCCATCGTCGAGGGCTCGACGGTCCAGAGCTTCTTGGCATAGGGGATCATCAGGTGCTCGGCGATGCCCTCCCCGAAGAATCCCCGCATCCACTCGTCATAGTTGCGTGGCGCGAATTCGCCGCGGGCCTGCGCTTCGACCGCTCGCACCAACCCGACGAGGCAATCCTTGACCACCGGAATCGGCAGTCCGAAGAGATGGGCCTGAAAGGGGAACGGGGTGTAGACGTCGGGGCCATGGTGGTAGATGTAGGCGCTGCGCTCCTGGGCGTGGAAGTTGTCCCCCAGCAGGTCGCGAATCAGGGCTTCCATCTCGGGATCGATGGTGAACAGAATGTGGGGCCCGAAGTCGAACAGGTAGCCGTCGCGCTCCATCGAGCGAGCCAGCCCACCGACTCGGCTCTCGCGCTCGAAAACCCGCCAGTGGGACTCCCCCGCCTGCTGGAAAGTGTAGGCGGCGCTCAGACCGGCCAGCCCACCTCCGAGGATCACATCGTGTCGTTGGCCCATGGATGAATCTTCCGTTGGCTGTCAGGAGGAAGGATCGCGGCTCGGCCGCGGGAGCGTCGTCGCGACCGGCGAGCTTCCGGCACCTCGGCGACTGCGCCATTGTCGCCGATCGCGGCAGCGCCGTAAAGGCCGCTCAGGTCATCAGGCGCTGATATTCGGCACCGGTTTCGGGCATCGGCTGGACCCCCAGCTCTCGATCCAGCAGGGAGGTCAGTCGGTCGTACTGCCGCCGCACCAGGTCGCGCCGGCCCTGGCGGCTGAAGACCCGCATCAGCTTGAGATGAACCAGCTCTTGCAGGGGATCCTGGATCAAGGAAGCGCGCAGCACGTCGATCGCCTCCTCGAGCCGCTCGAGACGGAGATAGGCCTCCCCCAGCCCCCCCAGCAGCTCGAGGTAACTCGCCTGCAGGGCCTCCCGGCTCTGCAGCAGCCAGGCCTCGTGCCGGCCGCTCAAGAACGGCCCGCGGTAAAGCGACCAGGCCTCTTCGAAGACGGTGGCGGCCACCCCCACCTGCTCGTCCCGCAAGCGCTCCCGGGCCTCGCCGACGAGGCGCTCGAAGCGCTGCGAATCGACCTCCCAATAGAGCTCCGGGTGGAGTTGATAGCTGCCGTCCTCGAACAGCAAGGGGGGCACCGGCAGGTCCTTTCCCAGGCTGCGCCGAAGATGGCTGAAGGTGGGGTGGAAGTTGTTGCGGATGATGTCCTTTTCCTGCCCCGGCCAGAGCGCCTCCTCGATCTCCTCGCGGGTGGCCCGGAAGTCCGGCCGCGTCGCCAACAGGGCCACCACCAGGAAGGCTCGCCGGAGCGTCCAGCGGACCTTGCGGGTCGCGCCGTCGGGGAGGATTCGCTCGACCCGCCCCTCGCCGAGGAGCTGCAGTGTGAATCCCGGGGCGGGCCGCTCGCGGCGGATCTCGCGCAACGGTAGGCGGGCCAGGAAAGACCGCCAGTCGGTCGGTAGATCGGCGCGCCGGCGGAGCTGTCGAGCCAATCCCGGGCGCTCGGCGATCAGGCGACGGAGGGAGAGCTCGCCGAGGTGCTCCAGCAGCGAGCCCACCACCTCGTGGCCGAGGGGGCCGTGCAGGAAATCCGCCGCCCGCGGAACCGGCCGAAGATCGCGCAGCACGCTGATCAGGGCCGTCGCCACCACGTCGAGGCCGACCCCGACGGGCAAGCGCAGGATCTGCGCCAAGCGCTCGAGAGCCTCGAGGGGCTTGGGCACGGACGCCGCTCCGGAGGCCGCCGGCGCCGCCGCATCGAGCAGCTCGTCGATCACCGCCAGGGTGGCGGCGAGCTCCGCCTCCTGCGGCAGCTCGCGTTTCACCGCCAGGCCGGAGCGCAGGCCCTCGACCCGCGCTTCGAGCTCGGCGGCCAGGCGCCCAGCGCCCTCCAGGACCGCCCCCAGACGATCGAGCGGCAGGACAGCGACCAGCTCCGGCCACGATTCGGTGACCAGCGCTTCGAGGTCCTCTCCGGCAGCACCGGCAACGAACAGCTCCGCCGCCTCCGCCGGTCGCTGGCGCTGCCACTCGCGCCGACCGAGTCGGTGCTGCCAGTCGCCATCGCCCTCGGCGCGACCTTGCTGCCGCGTCCAGGCTCGCACCAGGGTCGGGAGCCGCGGCCGGCCGCGGTCGACCGCCAGGCCCCAGGAGTCGACCAATCGCCGCAGGTCCATCAGCTCCTCGTCGTCCAGCAAACCGCGCCAGAAACCCTCCTCGAGATCATCGGTCAGGGACAGGCGATGACAGAGGCGGCTCAGCTCCGCCGGTAGCTCGGCCATCACCTCGTGTTGCAGGAAGGCCCGGATCGGGGCAAAGCCGAGAGCACCCTGCTCGAAGGTCTCGCCGTGGGCGAAGGCCTCGGCGACCTGCATCAAAGGCCGATACCAACCATCGGTCGCCTGTTGCAGCGCCCACTTCAGTCGTTCGCCGGGTTCACGCCCGACCACCGCCGCCCACAGATCCCCGATCTCTTCCTCGCGCAGCAGAAACTCCTCCGGGGCGATGCGAGTGATCGTCACCGGACCCTCACGCACCTTGCGGGGGGCCGCGAAGACCAGTCGTCGACCGCTCTCGAGCACGCTGGCGATGACCTCGATGGCGCCGGTCGGCAGGGTGGGCATCGCCGGCGCCACCAGCCAGCGGGAATCGCCGGCTCGGGCGCCGCTGACCACGCGGTCGAGGGATTCACGGCTCGCCAGATCCTCGACCGCCAGCGGCTGGGCGTTGCCCTCTTCTCCCGCCACCAGGGCGTCGAGCACCCCTTGCTGGCCCGATCCGGGCCAGGACCAAAGCTGGATCACCGGCCCGTCGAGGGCGTGGATTCGCCCGAGAAGGCGCTTGAAATGGGGGGTGCGACTACCGCGTCCGGGAAGCATGGCGGTTCGAGGAGCGGACCCCGGCATCGGCGGGCGAAGTCGCTTCGCCGACGGTCGACGCCTTCACGGTCACGACCGGCGAGCGGGTCATTGGGCTGCTTCCTGCAGGCGATCACGAACCGCCTGCATGTCTTCCCAGGTGGGTCGCTTCCAGGACTGATTCCGCAGCAGGCCCGCTGGATGGTAGGTCACCCGCGTCTCGATGCCCTGCACCCGGTGCCAGCTACCGCGCATGCGACCCAAGGGCATGTCGGTGCCGAGCAGGGTCTGAGCGGCGACCCGACCGAGAGCGACGATGACCTTCGGCGCCACCGCCGCGATCTGGCCCTCGAGATAGGGCCGGCAGGCCGCCACCTCGTCCGGCAGCGGGTCGCGATTGCCCGGCGGCCGGCACTTGACGATATTGGCGATGTAGACCTGATCGCGCTGGTAGCCGATGGCGTCGAGAATCTTGGTCAGCAGGGCGCCGGCGGGCCCGACGAAGGGCAGCCCCTGGCGGTCCTCCTGAGCTCCCGGCCCCTCGCCGATCAGCATCAGGTCGGCCGCCGGATCCCCAGAGCCGAACACCACCCGCTGACGGCGCTCACAGAGACCGCAGCGACGACAATCGGCGGCTTCTGCCGCCAGCACCTCGAGAGAGCCAGCACCTTCGGTGGCAGGCGGCGCAGCGGCCGCGCTCGGCGGTGGGATGGGACGGTCGCCCGCGGGCTGACCGGCGAGCGACCGGTCGCCGGCGTCGCGGCGCGGCGCGGGCTCTTGCGGCCCGACATCGAGGGCATCAACGGAAACGGCCGCGGTCCCGGAGGAACGCGGCCGGTAGGCTTCGGTGAACCCGAGATCGCAGAGATAGTCGGCCAGGGCACCGGAGTCCAGTGCCGGCCGGCGGCTCAGTGGACTTCCTCTTCGGGAGCTTCTTCGGTCTCGATCACCGGCGGCTCGACCACCGGCGCCGGACCGTACTCCCACTCGACGACGTCTTGGCTGACCTCCGCCATCGCTGCCGTGGTCGGCTTGTCGTTGCCCTCGAGGCGGCGCCGACCGCCGCGAATCAACTGCTCGGCGCGGTGCGCCGCCACCAGGACGTAGCGAAACTTGCTGTCCATCTTTGCGGGAAATCTCTCGTCCATGGGGATACCCTCCGTATCTACCTCGGCCCCTCGAGGGCCAGTTCTTTCGACTCGCTGTCGGTCGCGGATTCGCTCGCTGCGGTGGCTGACTCGGTCAACTTCTCCGGAGACCACGGCTCCCCCGTCTTCCCCCCGACCGGATCTATCGCGGTGCGGAACGACGAAAGTCTTCGAGGATCTGCTCGACCCGCGGTCGCATGCGTTCCATCCGGCAGCGGCGGCCCGCGATGACGGCCGCCAGATCGGCCGCCGCAAGACTCGCATCGTCGTTGATGATAACACAGTCAAAACTTTCGTAACACTCGATTTCCCTGACAGATGCGGCGAGTCGGCGAGTGATGACGGCGGCATCGTCGAGGCCTCTCGAGCGCAGCCTGCGCTCGAGATCGCGATAGCTCGGAGGCAGCACCAGGACGGTGAGAATCCCCGGATATCGGCGTCGTAGCTGGTCGGCTCCCTGAACGTCGACGTCCAGCAGCACGTCGGTTCCCGCCTCCAAGCGGGGCTCGACCTCGTCCTTCGAGGTGCCATAGAGGTTGCCGTGCACCTCCGCCCACTCGAGAAAGCGATCCGCCGCCACCATCGCCTCGAAGCGCGCCCGGTCGATGAAGTGGTAGTCCTCGCCATCCCGCTCCCGACCGCGTGGCGAGCGGGTGGTGTGACTGACGGAGAAGACGATACGCCCCTGCTGGCGCTCCAGCAGAGCATCCACCAGCGTCGTCTTGCCGGCTCCGGAAGGAGCCGCCAGCAAGATCAGCTCCCCGCGCACCGTCGCCGCTGCCTCGACCGGCTGCGACTCACTCGACATTCTGCACC carries:
- a CDS encoding bacterial transcriptional activator domain-containing protein, which produces MLPGRGSRTPHFKRLLGRIHALDGPVIQLWSWPGSGQQGVLDALVAGEEGNAQPLAVEDLASRESLDRVVSGARAGDSRWLVAPAMPTLPTGAIEVIASVLESGRRLVFAAPRKVREGPVTITRIAPEEFLLREEEIGDLWAAVVGREPGERLKWALQQATDGWYRPLMQVAEAFAHGETFEQGALGFAPIRAFLQHEVMAELPAELSRLCHRLSLTDDLEEGFWRGLLDDEELMDLRRLVDSWGLAVDRGRPRLPTLVRAWTRQQGRAEGDGDWQHRLGRREWQRQRPAEAAELFVAGAAGEDLEALVTESWPELVAVLPLDRLGAVLEGAGRLAAELEARVEGLRSGLAVKRELPQEAELAATLAVIDELLDAAAPAASGAASVPKPLEALERLAQILRLPVGVGLDVVATALISVLRDLRPVPRAADFLHGPLGHEVVGSLLEHLGELSLRRLIAERPGLARQLRRRADLPTDWRSFLARLPLREIRRERPAPGFTLQLLGEGRVERILPDGATRKVRWTLRRAFLVVALLATRPDFRATREEIEEALWPGQEKDIIRNNFHPTFSHLRRSLGKDLPVPPLLFEDGSYQLHPELYWEVDSQRFERLVGEARERLRDEQVGVAATVFEEAWSLYRGPFLSGRHEAWLLQSREALQASYLELLGGLGEAYLRLERLEEAIDVLRASLIQDPLQELVHLKLMRVFSRQGRRDLVRRQYDRLTSLLDRELGVQPMPETGAEYQRLMT
- a CDS encoding glycosyltransferase — translated: MSEPELPGNGRSRPLEILFLTQTYPRFEADTSGPFIRDLARGLVRGGDRVTVLTPHTAGLAASWDDGGVAVESFRYAPEKLEVLGYSRSLEADETVKGGAALAAPFYAFGARRALRRRLRGGRPGQPPFDLVHAHWVVPNGVVASYGHGAVPLAIGLHGSDVFMAEKALFRPFVRRALGRAGLLTGCSPELVDRVRALGFPESASRVIPYGVDTAAFHPAAARGASSTWRERLGIPVDAPLALGVGRMATKKGFHVLISALDALFAHAPEAHLVLAGGGDLQEELVRRAAAWSHRVHFPGAVLRDTLPDLYRAADVFVLPAVHDAKGNVDGLPNVILEAMASGLPVVASGISGIPLAVDDGVHGRLVAEGDGAAVATALGNLLADPGARREMGSRARAKAEAELTWDAVAARYRAGYADLLKI
- the gmk gene encoding guanylate kinase, which encodes MSSESQPVEAAATVRGELILLAAPSGAGKTTLVDALLERQQGRIVFSVSHTTRSPRGRERDGEDYHFIDRARFEAMVAADRFLEWAEVHGNLYGTSKDEVEPRLEAGTDVLLDVDVQGADQLRRRYPGILTVLVLPPSYRDLERRLRSRGLDDAAVITRRLAASVREIECYESFDCVIINDDASLAAADLAAVIAGRRCRMERMRPRVEQILEDFRRSAPR
- a CDS encoding glycosyltransferase family 2 protein: MESQAVEFPRDAPEPEALDVSVLVPVLDEVESVAELARRVKAELESLGKSFEVIFVDDGSRDGTPDRVREIHRRDRRIKLVRLRRNFGKAAAISAGFDHSRGRVLITMDGDLQDDPAEIPRFLAELEEHDLDLVSGWKKKRHDPAGKRYPSKLFNWVTGRLSGVPLHDLNCGFKAYRREVLEQVAIYGELHRFIPVLASRRGFAIGEIEVTHHPRRFGRSKYGWDRLYKGLLDLITVLFITKYTRRPLHLFGLIGLTLLSLGFGINLYLAILWMGGATLSNRPLLLLGVLLMVLGIQVLTTGLIGEMITFKNFRRRDSYSVKERLD
- a CDS encoding FAD-dependent oxidoreductase gives rise to the protein MGQRHDVILGGGLAGLSAAYTFQQAGESHWRVFERESRVGGLARSMERDGYLFDFGPHILFTIDPEMEALIRDLLGDNFHAQERSAYIYHHGPDVYTPFPFQAHLFGLPIPVVKDCLVGLVRAVEAQARGEFAPRNYDEWMRGFFGEGIAEHLMIPYAKKLWTVEPSTMDFNWIGRRVPTPDVERVVAGALTGDVELVGATSHFWYPKVGAIEPLPKALGARVNNIELERTAVRIELPEKQVVFSDGEVVPFDRLIYTLPLHLVHRFVPAAPPEVVRACEGLRYQGIYCVNLGIGRENISDKHWIYFYEDVFPFHRLSFPANFSPGTAPPGKSSISTEVAFSKERPLNRDSAIEKTIEGLRAAKILLPDDPIELVYTEEIHPAYVIYDLDHGRHVETIRGWLAEHGILTAGRFGEWQYFNMDHSMRSGKTAAERILAERPAVAR
- the rpoZ gene encoding DNA-directed RNA polymerase subunit omega, with protein sequence MDSKFRYVLVAAHRAEQLIRGGRRRLEGNDKPTTAAMAEVSQDVVEWEYGPAPVVEPPVIETEEAPEEEVH
- a CDS encoding uracil-DNA glycosylase: MGVRSGAGGRAAGDRDRRSSRRGSPLSRRPALDSGALADYLCDLGFTEAYRPRSSGTAAVSVDALDVGPQEPAPRRDAGDRSLAGQPAGDRPIPPPSAAAAPPATEGAGSLEVLAAEAADCRRCGLCERRQRVVFGSGDPAADLMLIGEGPGAQEDRQGLPFVGPAGALLTKILDAIGYQRDQVYIANIVKCRPPGNRDPLPDEVAACRPYLEGQIAAVAPKVIVALGRVAAQTLLGTDMPLGRMRGSWHRVQGIETRVTYHPAGLLRNQSWKRPTWEDMQAVRDRLQEAAQ